The nucleotide window CAGCTTGAGGTCGAGGGCGCCCAGCGGCTCGTCGAGGAGCAGCACCTGCGGGTGGTTGATCAGCGCCCGGGCGACCGCGACCCGCTGCTGCTGGCCGCCGGAGAGCTGCTGCGGCTTGCGGCGTGCCAGCGGACCGAGCTGGACGAGGTCGAGCATCTCCTCGACCTGCTTCTTGACGGACTTGATGCCGCGGCGGCGCAGGCCGAAGGCGACGTTCTCGTAGATGTCCAGGTGCGGGAAGAGGGCGTAGTTCTGGAAGACGGTGTTGACCTGGCGCTTGTAGGGCGGCAGGGCGGTGACGTCCTGGCCCGACAGCTCGACGGTCCCGGTGGTCGGCTCCTCCAGTCCGGCGATCATGCGCAGGGTGGTCGTCTTGCCGCAGCCCGAGGCGCCCAGCAGCGCGAAGAAGGAGCCCGCGGGGACGGTGAGGTCGAGCGGATGGACGGCGGTGAAGGAGCCGTAGGTCTTGCTTATCCCTTGGAGGCGGACATCGCCGCCGCTGCTCTGGGGGGTCGCGGTCTTCGTCATGTCTGTCGTCCCGTGGGTCGAGGGCGAGGGGGCTCGGGCGGGCCCGGAGGCGGGGTGGTCAGGCGCCGGTGAGATCGGAGAACTTCTGGGCGAACTCCTTGTTCTCCTTGGCGGACAGGGCCCGGAAGGAGTGGGAGCGGGCGGCCATCTCCTTGTCCGGCAGGATCAGCGGGTTGGCCGCCGCCTTCTTGTCGATCTTGGCGAGTTCCTCGCGTACTCCGTCGACGGGGCAGGCGTAGTTGATGTACGCCGCGAGCCGGGCCGCCGCCTTCGGCTCGTAGAAGTAGTCGATGAGCCGTTCGGCGTTCTGCTTGTGGCGTGCCTTGTTCGGCACCATGAGGTTGTCGGTGGACACCATGTAGCCGGACGTGGGGACGGCGTAGGCGATGTCCGGGTTGTCGTTCTGGAGCTGGACGACGTCCCCGGCCCAGGCCACACAGGCGGCGAGGTCGCCCTTGTCCAGGTCGTTGGTGTAGTCGTTGCCGGTGAAGCGGCGGATCTGCTTGGAGTCGACGCCCTTCTGGAGCCGGGCGAGGGCCGCGTCGTAGTCGTCCGCGGTGACGTCCTCGGGCCGCTTGCCCATGTCCAGCAGGGTCAGCCCGACGCTGTCGCGCATCTCGGAGAGGAAGCCGACCCGCCCCTTGAGCTGCGGGTCCTCCAGCAGCTGGCTGATCGAGTCGACCTTCTTCCCGCCGGTGGCCTTCTTGTTGTACGCGATGATCGCCGGGATGCCCTGCCAGACGTAGGAGTGCGCGCGGCCCGGGTCCCAGGCCGGGTCGCGGTACTGCGCCGAGAGGTTGGCGTAGGCGTGCGGCAGATTGGCCGGGTCCAGCTGCTGGATCCAGCCCAGGGAGATCATCCGGGCGCACATCCAGTCGGTGAGCACGATCAGATCGCGGCCGGTGTCCTGGCCGGCCGCCAGCTGCGCCTGGATCTTGCCGAAGAACTCGTCGTTGTCGTTGATGTCCTCGGTGTAGTTGACGGCGATGCCGGTGCTCCGGGTGAAGCGGTCGAGCGTCGGACGGTGCTTGCCGTCCTTGCTGACGTCCATGTACTCGGTCCAGTTGGAGAAGTTCAGGCGCTTCTCCGCCGCGGAGTGGTCCTCGCTGCGGCCGGCGTCGGTACGGCCCGCGGGCGGGATCCCGCACGCCGACAGGGCGCCCAGCCCGCCGACCGCGGCCGCCATGGCGCCGCCGGCGCGCAGCAGGGAGCGCCGGGTCATGGCGAGCCGGCCGTTGGTCATGCTGCGGCGCACGGCGGTGAGTTCGGCCGGGGACAGGGGTTCGGGCTGCTCGTGATGCTCCATGCGCGGTGCCCTTTCAGGGGTGGACCCGGCGCTCGGCCGGTGGTGACGATGCCGCGCGGCGCTGGCCGCAGGGAGGGCCCGGGGGCCCGGGGGGAGAGATCCCTTACGGGCGGTCCCCGAAGACCGTGCGGTGCCAGTCCTTGCGCGCCACCGCGGTGTTGTCGTACATCACGTGCTTGACCTGGGTGTACTCCTCGAAGGAGTAGGCCGACATGTCCTTGCCGAAGCCGGATGCCTTGGCACCGCCGTGCGGCATCTCGCTGATGATCGGGATGTGGTCGTTGACCCAGACACAGCCCGCGTTGATCTCACGGGTGGCGCGGCCGGTGCGGTAGACGTCCCGGCTCCAGGCGGAGGCGGCCAGCCCGTAGGGGGTGTCGTTGGCCAGTGCGATGCCCTCGTCGTCGCTGTCGAAGGGCAGCACGACCAGCACCGGGCCGAAGAGCTCGGACTGCACGATCTCGCTGTCCTGCGCGGCACCGGCGACCAGGGTCGGCCGGTAGTACGCGCCCCTGGCCAGCTCCCCGTTCGTGCCGGCGGGGGCCTCGCCGCCGGTGACGACGGTGGCGTAAGCCCGCGCCCGGTCGACGAAGCCGGCCACCCGGTCGCGCTGGGCGTGCGAGATCAGCGGGCCCAGGTCGGTGGACGGGTCGAAGGGGTCGCCGATCCGCACGGTCGCCATCAGGTCGGCGACGCCCCTGACGAAGGCGTCGTAGAGGGGGCGCTGGACATAGGCGCGGGTGGCGGCGGTGCAGTCCTGGCCGGTGTTGATCAGGGCACCGGCGACCGCGCCGTGCACGGCGGCCTCCAGGTCGGCGTCGTCGAAGACGAGGAAGGGGGCCTTGCCGCCGAGTTCGAGATGCAGCCGCTTGACGGTGCCGGTGGCGATCTCGGCGACCCGCTTGCCGACGGCGGTCGAGCCGGTGAAGGAGGTCATGGCGACGGAGGGGTGGCCCACGAGCCGCTCACCGGCGTCCCGGCCGGCGCCGGAGACGATGTTGAGCACCCCGTCGGGCAGCCCCGCGCGCTGGGCGGCCTGCGCGAACAGCAGCGAGGTGAAGGGGGTGATCTCGGCCGGCTTGAGGACGATGGTGTTGCCCGCGGCGATGGCCGGCAGCACCTTCCAGGCGGCCATCTGGAGCGGGTAGTTCCACGGTGCGATGGAGCCGACGACGCCGATGGGCTCGCGGCGGATCACGGAGGTGTGGTCGGGGCTGTACTCCCCGGCCGCCTTGCCCTCCAGATGGCGGGCGGCGCCCGCGAAGAACGCGGCGTTGTCGATCGAGCCCGGTACGTCGAACTCCTCGCTGAGCTTGAGCGGCTTTCCGCAGTTCAGCGACTCGGCGCGGGCGAGGTCGCCGGCGTCCTCGGCGAGCGCGGCGGCGAAGCGGTGCAGGGTGTCGGAGCGCTCGCCGGGCGTGGCACCGCCCCAGTCCGCGAACGCCCGCCGGGCGGCCTCGACGGCCGCGTCGACCTCCGCCGCACCGGCGAGTTCGTAGGAGTACACCGTCTCGCCCGTCGCCGGGTCCACGACGTCCTGGGTGCGGCCGGAACTGCCGCTCCGAAGACGTCCCGCGATGAATTGCGCGCCCTCCGCGAACCGCTCGGTGGCATCGAATCGCTGATCCATGGTGCTCTCCTCCGCCGGGCGCCGGGGCCGCTCAGCGGCACTGCCTGGCGTAGCTATTTCCGGAATCGATGGCCGATCCTGACAGAGGAACGCAGGCTCAACAAGTGATTCCGTTGTTGCCTTTTGGTTACACGACGAATTCTGTTCTTTACCCGGCAGCGGCCCCGACACGTTGTCGGTGCCCGCTGACAGAATCCCGGCATGCTGCACGACCACACGGGGATCACCACGGGGGAAGCGGCCGGGCGCGCCGCGGACGGGCCGCGCTCGGCCGACGAACTGCGCCGGACGGTGGCCGCGGGGAAGCGTGCGAGGTACCTCTTTT belongs to Streptomyces sp. NBC_01454 and includes:
- a CDS encoding gamma-aminobutyraldehyde dehydrogenase, giving the protein MDQRFDATERFAEGAQFIAGRLRSGSSGRTQDVVDPATGETVYSYELAGAAEVDAAVEAARRAFADWGGATPGERSDTLHRFAAALAEDAGDLARAESLNCGKPLKLSEEFDVPGSIDNAAFFAGAARHLEGKAAGEYSPDHTSVIRREPIGVVGSIAPWNYPLQMAAWKVLPAIAAGNTIVLKPAEITPFTSLLFAQAAQRAGLPDGVLNIVSGAGRDAGERLVGHPSVAMTSFTGSTAVGKRVAEIATGTVKRLHLELGGKAPFLVFDDADLEAAVHGAVAGALINTGQDCTAATRAYVQRPLYDAFVRGVADLMATVRIGDPFDPSTDLGPLISHAQRDRVAGFVDRARAYATVVTGGEAPAGTNGELARGAYYRPTLVAGAAQDSEIVQSELFGPVLVVLPFDSDDEGIALANDTPYGLAASAWSRDVYRTGRATREINAGCVWVNDHIPIISEMPHGGAKASGFGKDMSAYSFEEYTQVKHVMYDNTAVARKDWHRTVFGDRP
- a CDS encoding ABC transporter substrate-binding protein, with the translated sequence MEHHEQPEPLSPAELTAVRRSMTNGRLAMTRRSLLRAGGAMAAAVGGLGALSACGIPPAGRTDAGRSEDHSAAEKRLNFSNWTEYMDVSKDGKHRPTLDRFTRSTGIAVNYTEDINDNDEFFGKIQAQLAAGQDTGRDLIVLTDWMCARMISLGWIQQLDPANLPHAYANLSAQYRDPAWDPGRAHSYVWQGIPAIIAYNKKATGGKKVDSISQLLEDPQLKGRVGFLSEMRDSVGLTLLDMGKRPEDVTADDYDAALARLQKGVDSKQIRRFTGNDYTNDLDKGDLAACVAWAGDVVQLQNDNPDIAYAVPTSGYMVSTDNLMVPNKARHKQNAERLIDYFYEPKAAARLAAYINYACPVDGVREELAKIDKKAAANPLILPDKEMAARSHSFRALSAKENKEFAQKFSDLTGA